From a single Apium graveolens cultivar Ventura chromosome 2, ASM990537v1, whole genome shotgun sequence genomic region:
- the LOC141707876 gene encoding ABC transporter G family member 22-like isoform X5, whose amino-acid sequence MKSPRVSSDWGAEMEGSSRKSMSRGGISASPGGAGSTSSRHIRKTRSAQMKFDLDELNSGATLSRASSASMGFSFTAFTVRPSDIADSRPFSDEVDDIAEDIETGTLKKNIQTEPTLPIHLKFTEVTYKVIIKGVTFNTEKNILHGITGSVNPGEVLALMGPSGSGKTTLLSVLGGRVGETNQRGSITYNDQPYTKFLKSRIGFVTQDDVLFPHLTVKETLTYAALLRLPKTLTKQEKEQRATDVICELGLERCQDSMIGGSYVRGISGGERKRVCIGNEIIINPSLLLLDEPTSGLDSTTALRIVQLLQDIAQAGKTVITTIHQPSSRLYHKFDKLILLGKGSMLYFGRASEAMIYFSSIGCSPLISMNPAEFLLDLANGNLNDVSVPGELKDMQTGNSDRESKNRKPSPAMVHEYLVEAYEMRVAENEKKNLMIPVPIDEETKSKVYFEKQKWGASWRKQFCILFWRGLKERRHDYFSWLRLSQIVTTAIIVGLLWWQSDGNTAEELHDQAGLLFFIAVFWGYFPVFTAIFTFPQERAMLNKERAADMYRLSAYFVARTTSDLPLDLLLPLLFLSIVYFMAGLKHSTKAFFLTMLIVFLCIVAAQGLGLAIGATLMDLKKATTLASVTVMTFMLAGGYFVKNVPVFISWLRYFSFNYHTYKLLLKVHYEDVIQQMDGMKIDSGLTDVCALVAMVFGYRLLAYLSLRRMKLV is encoded by the exons ATGAAGTCACCACGGGTGTCAAGCGACTGGGGCGCTGAAATGGAGGGAAGCTCAAGAAAGTCAATGAGCAGAGGAGGAATTAGTGCATCACCTGGAGGTGCTGGTAGTACAAGCAGCAGGCACATTAGGAAAACAAGATCTGCTCAAATGAAATTTGATTTGGATGAATTGAACAGCGGCGCTACTCTAAGCAGAGCTTCTAGTGCTAGCATGGGATTTTCATTCACTGCCTTTACTGTTCGTCCTAGTGACATTGCTGATTCTAGGCCCTTTAGCGACGAAGTTGATGATATTG CAGAAGATATTGAGACCGGTACGCtaaagaagaatattcaaacagAGCCAACCTTACCAATTCACCTTAAG TTCACGGAAGTTACCTACAAGGTTATCATCAAAGGAGTCACATTCAACACAGAGAAGAATATATTACATGGAATAACTGGTTCAGTGAACCCAGGAGAGGTTCTGGCACTTATGGGACCATCAGGAAGTGGAAAAACTACACTCTTAAGTGTTCTAGGAGGCAGGGTGGGCGAAACCAACCAAAGGGGTTCAATCACTTACAATGATCAGCCATATACAAAGTTTCTGAAAAGCAG GATAGGGTTTGTGACACAAGATGATGTACTGTTTCCTCATCTTACAGTAAAGGAAACATTAACATATGCAGCTTTACTACGTTTACCGAAGACACTAACAAAGCAGGAAAAGGAACAACGGGCCACAGATGTTATCTGTGAACTTGGCTTGGAGAG GTGTCAAGACAGTATGATAGGTGGCTCGTATGTCAGAGGAATATCAGGTGGAGAGCGGAAGCGTGTCTGCATAGGAAACGAGATCATTATTAACCCTTCCCTTTTGCTTCTCGATGAACCTACCTCCGGATTAGATTCTACAACCGCTCTGAGAATCGTTCAACTGTTACAAGATATAGCACAA GCTGGGAAAACAGTGATCACCACTATTCACCAACCATCTAGCAGGCTTTACCACAAGtttgacaagttgattcttctCGGCAAAGGGAGCATGCTTTACTTTGGCCGGGCATCAGAGGCAATGATTTATTTTTCATCCATAGGATGTTCTCCACTGATTTCGATGAACCCAGCTGAATTCCTGCTAGATCTTGCAAATGGAAACTTGAATGATGTTTCTGTCCCAGGCGAATTGAAAGACATGCAGACAGGGAATTCAGACAGAGAAAGCAAGAACAGGAAACCATCTCCAGCAATGGTCCATGAG TATCTTGTGGAGGCCTACGAAATGCgggtagctgaaaatgagaagaAAAATCTTATGATTCCTGTGCCTATTGATGAAGAAACCAAGTCAAAGGTTTACTTTGAAAAGCAAAAATGGGGAGCAAGCTGGAGGAAACAATTTTGCATATTATTCTGGAGAGGTCTCAAAGAACGGAGGCATGACTACTTTAGCTGGTTAAGACTTAGTCAAATTGTCACAACTGCAATTATTGTGGGATTGCTTTGGTGGCAATCTGATGGCAATACTGCGGAAGAACTGCACGATCAG GCAGGTTTATTGTTCTTCATTGCTGTCTTCTGGGGATATTTTCCGGTTTTCACAGCAATATTCACATTTCCACAGGAAAGAGCTATGCTAAATAAAGAACGAGCAGCAGACATGTACAGACTAAGTGCATATTTTGTGGCTAGAACTACAAGCGACCTTCCACTTGATCTTCTACTGCCATTACTTTTCCTTAGCATAGTCTATTTCATGGCAGGCTTGAAACATAGTACGAAAGCATTTTTCCTTACCATGCTAATAGTTTTTCTCTGCATAGTTGCAGCACAG GGACTTGGATTAGCTATTGGCGCGACATTGATGGACTTGAAAAAGGCAACTACTTTGGCCTCTGTAACAGTGATGACCTTCATGTTGGCTGGGGGATACTTTGTGAAG AATGTACCGGTATTCATCTCATGGCTCCGCTATTTCTCTTTTAATTATCACACTTACAAACTCCTACTTAAAGTGCACTATGAGGATGTCATTCAGCAAATGGATGGAATGAAAATAGATAGTGGCTTAACTGATGTATGTGCCTTGGTAGCCATGGTTTTTGGCTACCGACTCTTGGCATACCTATCTTTGCGAAGGATGAAGCTCGTATAG
- the LOC141707876 gene encoding ABC transporter G family member 22-like isoform X6 has protein sequence MILHFTEVTYKVIIKGVTFNTEKNILHGITGSVNPGEVLALMGPSGSGKTTLLSVLGGRVGETNQRGSITYNDQPYTKFLKSRIGFVTQDDVLFPHLTVKETLTYAALLRLPKTLTKQEKEQRATDVICELGLERCQDSMIGGSYVRGISGGERKRVCIGNEIIINPSLLLLDEPTSGLDSTTALRIVQLLQDIAQAGKTVITTIHQPSSRLYHKFDKLILLGKGSMLYFGRASEAMIYFSSIGCSPLISMNPAEFLLDLANGNLNDVSVPGELKDMQTGNSDRESKNRKPSPAMVHEYLVEAYEMRVAENEKKNLMIPVPIDEETKSKVYFEKQKWGASWRKQFCILFWRGLKERRHDYFSWLRLSQIVTTAIIVGLLWWQSDGNTAEELHDQAGLLFFIAVFWGYFPVFTAIFTFPQERAMLNKERAADMYRLSAYFVARTTSDLPLDLLLPLLFLSIVYFMAGLKHSTKAFFLTMLIVFLCIVAAQGLGLAIGATLMDLKKATTLASVTVMTFMLAGGYFVKNVPVFISWLRYFSFNYHTYKLLLKVHYEDVIQQMDGMKIDSGLTDVCALVAMVFGYRLLAYLSLRRMKLV, from the exons ATGATCTTACAT TTCACGGAAGTTACCTACAAGGTTATCATCAAAGGAGTCACATTCAACACAGAGAAGAATATATTACATGGAATAACTGGTTCAGTGAACCCAGGAGAGGTTCTGGCACTTATGGGACCATCAGGAAGTGGAAAAACTACACTCTTAAGTGTTCTAGGAGGCAGGGTGGGCGAAACCAACCAAAGGGGTTCAATCACTTACAATGATCAGCCATATACAAAGTTTCTGAAAAGCAG GATAGGGTTTGTGACACAAGATGATGTACTGTTTCCTCATCTTACAGTAAAGGAAACATTAACATATGCAGCTTTACTACGTTTACCGAAGACACTAACAAAGCAGGAAAAGGAACAACGGGCCACAGATGTTATCTGTGAACTTGGCTTGGAGAG GTGTCAAGACAGTATGATAGGTGGCTCGTATGTCAGAGGAATATCAGGTGGAGAGCGGAAGCGTGTCTGCATAGGAAACGAGATCATTATTAACCCTTCCCTTTTGCTTCTCGATGAACCTACCTCCGGATTAGATTCTACAACCGCTCTGAGAATCGTTCAACTGTTACAAGATATAGCACAA GCTGGGAAAACAGTGATCACCACTATTCACCAACCATCTAGCAGGCTTTACCACAAGtttgacaagttgattcttctCGGCAAAGGGAGCATGCTTTACTTTGGCCGGGCATCAGAGGCAATGATTTATTTTTCATCCATAGGATGTTCTCCACTGATTTCGATGAACCCAGCTGAATTCCTGCTAGATCTTGCAAATGGAAACTTGAATGATGTTTCTGTCCCAGGCGAATTGAAAGACATGCAGACAGGGAATTCAGACAGAGAAAGCAAGAACAGGAAACCATCTCCAGCAATGGTCCATGAG TATCTTGTGGAGGCCTACGAAATGCgggtagctgaaaatgagaagaAAAATCTTATGATTCCTGTGCCTATTGATGAAGAAACCAAGTCAAAGGTTTACTTTGAAAAGCAAAAATGGGGAGCAAGCTGGAGGAAACAATTTTGCATATTATTCTGGAGAGGTCTCAAAGAACGGAGGCATGACTACTTTAGCTGGTTAAGACTTAGTCAAATTGTCACAACTGCAATTATTGTGGGATTGCTTTGGTGGCAATCTGATGGCAATACTGCGGAAGAACTGCACGATCAG GCAGGTTTATTGTTCTTCATTGCTGTCTTCTGGGGATATTTTCCGGTTTTCACAGCAATATTCACATTTCCACAGGAAAGAGCTATGCTAAATAAAGAACGAGCAGCAGACATGTACAGACTAAGTGCATATTTTGTGGCTAGAACTACAAGCGACCTTCCACTTGATCTTCTACTGCCATTACTTTTCCTTAGCATAGTCTATTTCATGGCAGGCTTGAAACATAGTACGAAAGCATTTTTCCTTACCATGCTAATAGTTTTTCTCTGCATAGTTGCAGCACAG GGACTTGGATTAGCTATTGGCGCGACATTGATGGACTTGAAAAAGGCAACTACTTTGGCCTCTGTAACAGTGATGACCTTCATGTTGGCTGGGGGATACTTTGTGAAG AATGTACCGGTATTCATCTCATGGCTCCGCTATTTCTCTTTTAATTATCACACTTACAAACTCCTACTTAAAGTGCACTATGAGGATGTCATTCAGCAAATGGATGGAATGAAAATAGATAGTGGCTTAACTGATGTATGTGCCTTGGTAGCCATGGTTTTTGGCTACCGACTCTTGGCATACCTATCTTTGCGAAGGATGAAGCTCGTATAG